In Aspergillus flavus chromosome 3, complete sequence, one genomic interval encodes:
- a CDS encoding carnitinyl-CoA dehydratase — MTEFQAVGRFENLNLERRGCVFMITMELGAENRLTAKFCQELIRAFNTVRQTLGSNSEGAVITRGNNAKYFCTGLDLDEAEQNPHATTEGFYPLLHTILDFPFPTIALLTGHTFGGGCPVAFAHDYRVMNSQRGFISMPPVDLGMYFPGVGVLPRLKLRPQIARKVLLEGHRFTGEEALRDGLVDFIAQPDDMLAVAFALAAKWAPKAKAGVYALLRSELNGEMTRAVQQISHVYGRSTFLPGKTKL, encoded by the exons ATGACGGAATTCCAGGCAGTGGGGCGTTTTGAGAATCTCAACCTCGAACGACGAGGTTGTGTCTTCATGATCACCATGGAGCTCGGTGCTGAGAATCGATTGACGGCCAAATTTTGCCAGGAGCTGATTCGTGCCTTCAATACTGTGCGTCAAACGCTGGGCTCCAACTCCGAAGGCGCTGTTATTACCAGAGGGAACAACGCTAAATACTTTTGCACG GGTCTGGATCTGGATGAGGCCGAACAAAACCCCCATGCAACCACTGAGGGCTTCTACCCA CTATTGCATACTATCCTGGATTTCCCCTTTCCAACCATCGCGCTCCTTACCGGCCATACCTTTGGCGGAGGTTGCCCGGTGGCATTTGCGCACGACTACCGTGTAATGAACTCGCAACGAGGGTTCATTTCAATGCCTCCCGTAGACCTAGGGATGTACTTCCCCGGCGTCGGAGTCCTTCCTCGGTTAAAGCTGCGCCCGCAGATTGCGCGAAAGGTACTCCTTGAGGGTCACCGCTTTACCGGCGAAGAGGCCTTACGGGATGGCCTGGTCGATTTCATTGCCCAGCCAGATGACATGTTGGCGGTCGCTTTTGCGTTGGCAGCCAAGTGGGCGCCAAAGGCCAAAGCTGG CGTGTATGCACTTCTCCGATCCGAACTTAACGGCGAGATGACCAGGGCCGTGCAGCAGATCAGCCATGTTTATGGTCGGTCTACGTTTCTTCCTGGAAAGACAAAGCTATGA